From Vicugna pacos chromosome 6, VicPac4, whole genome shotgun sequence, a single genomic window includes:
- the FAM161B gene encoding protein FAM161B, which yields MTVGRPAGASDGAQWSRQIFPPKSSSDTEAEEELSGDGLVLPRAGKLSEFLSSEEETDSTSDSSGSFYETLQALRQKGRWCLLESLCPSDPGSGESLSEDDEDLESFFQDKGRGKPQVQCPPSPRCGSMRRCSSLSNLPSDVPKVQAQPPLGSRPPSQHRSISSWASSITVPQPFRMTLREARKKAQWLASPASFEHERQQAQKQGQEEAECHRQFRAQPVPAHVYLPLYKEIMERSEARRQAGIQKRKELLLSSLRPFSFLEKEEQRKKVAQQRDLATTAKAKVPRQKATRRIPKSILEPALGDKLQEAELLRKIRIQMRALDMLQTASSPIASSRSRTDPRPRTASRTQEEKLGFLHTDFGFQPRVNPAVPDYEGLYKAFQKRAAKRRDTREVTRNKPFLLRTASPRRTQRPCDAAASEGRRESPQPPATPLPRSHSLSGLASLSANTLPVHITDATRRRESAVRISLEKKDKANESTHWLEMHKKKCQSISKSVTLRAKAMDPHKSLEEVFKAKLKENRNNDRKRAKEYKKELEEMRKRIQVRPYLFEQVTKDLARKEAEQRYRDTLKQAGLDEDFVRNKGQGHRALQRREQSKVHDCPSINETTKLGIRNPQQDLEESLEPPTNPKKELEQLS from the exons ATGACCGTGGGGAGGCCTGCGGGAGCCTCCGACGGCGCTCAGTGGAGCCGTCAg aTATTTCCCCCCAAATCCTCCTCAGACACAGAGGCAGAAGAGGAGCTGTCTGGGGATGGGCTGGTTTTGCCCAGGGCTGGCAAGCTCAGTGAGTTCCTCAgctcagaggaggaaacagattcTACTTCTGACTCAAGTGGGAGCTTTTACGAGACCCTGCAGGCTCTAAGGCAAAAGGGCAGGTGGTGCCTTTTGGAATCCCTTTGTCCATCTGACCCAGGCAGTGGTGAGAGCCTGTCTGAAGATGATGAGGACCTGGAGAGTTTCTTCCAAGACAAAGGCAGGGGGAAGCCGCAGGTGCAGTGCCCTCCGTCTCCGAG GTGTGGCTCCATGAGGCGCTGCAGCTCCTTGAGCAACCTGCCCTCCGACGTTCCCAAGGTTCAGGCTCAGCCACCCttgggctccaggcctccctcccagcACAGAAGCATCAGTTCCTGGGCCTCATCCATCACCGTCCCTCAACCGTTCCGTATGACGCTGCGTGAGGCCAGGAAGAAGGCCCAGTGGctggcctctcctgcctcctttgaGCATGAGAGGCAGCAAGCCCAGAAGCAGGGCCAGGAGGAGGCCGAGTGCCACCGGCAGTTCCGGGCACAGCCTGTGCCTGCACACGTCTACCTGCCCCTCTACAAGGAGATCATGGAGCGCAGCGAGGCCCGAAGGCAGGCAGGGATCCAGAAGAGGAAGGAGCTGCTTCTCTCTTCCTTGAGGCCCTTCAGCTTCCTGGAGAAGGAGGAGCAGCGAAAGAAAGTCGCTCAACAGAGGGACTTGGCCACCACAGCTAAGGCCAAAGTCCCCAGGCAGAAGGCCACCAGAAGGATCCCCAAGTCCATTCTGGAGCCAGCCCTCGGGGACAAACTCCAGG AAGCTGAGCTCTTGAGGAAAATTCGCATCCAAATGAGAGCCCTGGACATGCTCCAGACAGCCTCCTCCCCCATCGCCTCCTCCAGGAGCCGGACTGACCCACGGCCTCGAACAGCCTCCCGAACCCAGGAGGAAAAGCTTGGCTTTCTGCATACTGACTTTGGATTCCAGCCTCGGGTGAATCCTGCTGTTCCTGACTATGAAGGCCTTTACAAGGCCTTCCAGAAAAGAGCTGCCAAGAGAAGAGACACCCGGGAGGTGACTCGCAACAAGCCCTTCTTGCTGAGAACCGCCAGCCCGCGTCGCACTCAGAGGCCCTGTGATGCCGCTGCCTCTGAAGGGAGGAGG GAATCTCCACAGCCACCTGCCACACCCCTGCCAAGGAGTCATTCTCTGAGTGGCCTTGCTTCCCTCTCTGCTAACACCCTCCCTGTACACATCACAGATGCCACCAGGAGGAGGGAATCTGCAGTCAG AATTTCACTTGAAAAAAAGGACAAAGCAAATGAGAGTACTCACTGGTTGGAGATGCACAAAAAGAAGTGTCAATCAATATCTAAATCCGTGACCTTGCGTGCAAAAGCCATGGATCCCCATAAAAGTCTGGAGGAGGTGTTCAAAGCAAAGCTGAAAGAGAATCG GAACAATGACCGTAAAAGAGCAAAAGAGTATAAGAAAGAATTGGAGGAAATGAGGAAGAGAATACAAGTAAGGCCCTATCTCTTCGAACAAGTTACCAAG GACCTTGCCAGGAAGGAAGCAGAACAGCGGTATCGAGACACCCTGAAGCAGGCTGGGCTGGACGAAGACTTTGTGAGGAACAAGGGTCAGGGTCACCGGGCTTTACAACGGAGGGAGCAGTCAAAAGTCCATGATTGTCCCAG CATTAATGAAACTACAAAACTCGGCATCAGGAATCCACAGCAGGATTTAGAAGAATCTCTAGAACCGCCTACAAACCCCAAGAAAGAACTGGAGCAGCTGTCTTAG